TCTCTCAAATTCCTCCTGGCACTTGTTCAGCAGCAATCTCTTGAAAGTTATCTTTTCATTGTCTTCGATAAAATCAGGCAACTCCCCAGCCAGACACTGGCAGAAGTTTGCATACATTTCACAAAAAGTAGGCTCCATTAAAGCTTTGTCAAAGATCTGTGAGATGACACCAGTGAGTGTACCTGCATTGTCGATGTTAACAGCTTTTACTTGCTCGAAGAGTTTCTCAAAATTTTGAGGGGTTAGCTTGTTCAAAATGCCCTTCAGCTGCCTTTGCTTGGCTTCTTCCTCATCAGCCACTTTACCCACTTGATACTTCCTTTCAGCTCTGTGCATTGTCTGCAGTGGACTTTGTGGAGAGGGAATCAAACCCTTTTGCTGATACATAACACCACGATGCCACCTGTCAGCATCAGGACCACCGTGCTGCATCCCTCCATGTGGACTCATATGCGGCATTGGTCCAGCAGGAACCCCTCCAAGATATGGAAGAGGCGTTTGTGCCCGCGGGTGCCTTAGAACACCAAAGTTACCTCCTTGGACAGGCCGAAAACCTGCAACAGCACCATAACCAAGATCAAGTCGCGGATCCCTTCCAGGGCCAAAAGAACCAGGTGGTCTAATCCATCTGTCATCATCAACAATTCCACTAGCACGGCGATCTAATCGAGATCCACTAGATTGCCTATCTAATTTTCTTCCAGGACTAAGGTATGAATCACGATCAACAGCATGAGATGCATTGACATTTGATGCCATCAAGGCCGCTGCAATATCAGAAGCAATATCAAATCCCTGTGGAAGATCAGTATATTGTCCTGCAAACTTAAGAAGAAAATCTCTGGAATACTTCTTCTTTATATTCCCACTTCCATCTTCCTCATGACTTGCTAATCCCCCATGAGCCTGTTCGTCAGTGTCTAAAGTTTCCATGTTTGGTGTAGATATGTCAGCAGCATCTTCCCAATCATCGAGTTCAGCTTTGCTCTGTGTAATTTTCTCACTTTCTATGGCATCCACCTGAAGGGCCTCATGAGATGCCTGTTTCAAATTAACACCAACAGAACTGATTTCTGTACTTGCTAAAGGTGCGACAGTCTCTTTCTTTTCCTCAGGACCTTTATACGCCATATAGAGATCAGAAGTTGTCCCAGCAGCATCCGCTTTCTGAAgaatttcttttagttttttctTCCCACTAGTTATAGTACTCTTTGTCCTACTAAGTTGTGGTGCATGTTTGTCCTTTGAACTAGGTAGCAGAACACCTTCCCCTTCATAATTTGAAATTGACTCCAAGAGGTCAGAAGTTGGGACAGGTGCAGACTGCTGGGCTGATATAACAGTTTTAGTAGCAGTCATCTCATAGCTATTAGAGGCACTAGAAGAAGGATTGGAACCAAAGGTCATGAGAACATGAGAATTTTCAATACCAGTAGGGTCAGCAATTCTAGAGGTAGAGATATCCTTACTATCAGTGGCTTCCGCATTTTCTACCTTGCCTCCCAAATCTTCATTGTGTACCCTCTGCTCAGTTCCTGGGGTACGAACAATATTGTTGGTAGCTGCTACCTTTGATGCAGAATACTGGTCAGATTTAAGCTCTGTAGATTTCAAGGGAACCAGTTGAGAAGATAAGTGCTCTTCAGGAAAATGTTTTTCCTCTTCATTAGTTCCACTAATTTCAGACCTTGGTTGTTCATCCAGCTTGGAAGAACCATCAATCTTAGCATGCTGAACAATGTCAAAGCTATCAACTTTACTGCCAGTACCAGAAACTTCAGAAGAAACAGTGTTTAAGCTTTCTATCTTGCTCTCTGTCTTCGGGTCTAAGGAAGAAGGCAAAGCATCATTAATGGATGGTAATTCCCTGGTAGATTGAGACAAAACATCAATAGCTGCTAATGATGTTAAAGCTTTTTTAGCCTCTAGAGCTTCAGTGACTGCACCATCTGAAGAGACACCACATTCTGCAGGGTTGGTAGCCAAGTTGGATGTTGATGTAGACTGTACAGAAATGTGTCAGACAATGAAAACTGTAACATAGTAAGTTCAtcaaaaaaagagaaaaggaagATACCTGAACTGGTGGCTGAATTTGTCCTTCCTGACCTGGTTTCTTCTGATAATTTTTTATAGAGTTTGACCTGCTCAATCCCTCCGTCCTCTTGCCTTCATTACTGGCAAGAACTAGCGTAGACTCCCTAGACGTGGAATCTGAAGCAGACGATACACAATTAGATGTCTGGCTCTCATCCAAGTTAGTCACTGGAACTCCACCAGAGTGTTTAGCTGTAGCTGGTAATGACTCCGATGTTAAAGATTCATTACCAGATTTTGGCTGTTGTGCAGAGCTCTCCTGGAAAGTATCCAAGTCCCTTTGAGCCTCAGATGAACTAACCTCGCTAGCTGGTGTAGAAGGTTTTAGTGCCCCAGCCTTTTCAATAGAAGGCAAGATACTAGAAGAAGAGGAATCTTCAAACTTCTCCCCGGCAGAAACAGAAGCTGGTTTAACTGTCACCTGTGTTAAACCAAAGTTAGTAAAGGGCATAACATTTTGTGCATCATGTACAGGTTCCACATTCGCTGATTCTAAACTGCCACGAACAAGATGAACGGATTTATTAACTGCCAATGAACCATGGGCAGCTGCTGAATTCATGAAAGAAATGTTTTGATGACCCTGGCTACCAGGATTGTTAAATCTCGGTCCTTGGGTATTGGGTGCTATCTGGTTACTAGCCAATGGCCGTGAACTTGGTGGCAGATAAAATCCAGATTTGGTATTATAGGAATTGGAATAGTAATTGATTGAATGAGGAGCAGCAAAGGATGGAATTGGCTGGGATTGGATTGGCATGTTAGAATGAGGCCTTGGAACTGAAGAACCACCATCTGCACGTGTATCTGTTCGTTTATCAAGCCTTAATTCTTCATGAGTATCGGGGTGAGTAATCTTGACAGGAGTGGTTTTACGTGGAACACCAAACTTTCCACCTTGCTGTTGAGAATACTGAGGGGTAATGCCCATCCCCAAGTTGCCCAATTGTGGCGGAAGGTGGCCACCTATGGATGGTGTGAAACTCAAGCCCCCACCCTGATGCATCATCCCTTGAGGTGGCAATGGAAGAGCCTGAAGACCTGCAACAAAGACTTGCTGCTGCACCTGGGGTCCATTTCCCATAGCTAAGGAAATATGCATTGGCATTTGCATTGAACTGGCAGTAACACTTTGAGACTGAATCTGTGCATTAGGCCCACCATATTGAATGGGAACATGAGGCTGGTGATGAAATGGCATCTGCATAGATGTCATTGGTATATTAAGAGGAGACGGCTTCTGTGTCTGGTTTGCAGGGGGTACTGAAGAAGGTTGTGCATCTTTTTTTATCTTGGGCACTGGATAAACCTCCCCAGAACTAGATTGCTCAGTTGCAACCGAATCCTTTCTTGGTAGCTGCTGTCTAGGAATGGGAATGGGCAAATTCGGCACACATTTAAAAGAAGAATGATGCCGTGCCTGCaggaaaaaaaattcatttaaatatAAGTATATCCCTAAAAGTCCAAAACTATATCAGTTAAAAAGCATCTAGAGTATAAGCATGAGAGACCAACAACTAAGATGGGCCCAAACATGTCTTATTCATA
This window of the Gossypium arboreum isolate Shixiya-1 chromosome 12, ASM2569848v2, whole genome shotgun sequence genome carries:
- the LOC108478172 gene encoding eukaryotic translation initiation factor 4G-like isoform X4, translated to MSFNQSRSEKSEQQYRKSGRSASFNQQRSSSGVYSKGAGGGPAPSRSPSSSSSLSSNRSLKKSSNAQGGQYRLNSPVVSSTESSSSSAARTKPNGAHLQPQLLGASDALIAGNAAQPVQSHTIQNSTRPVSNAATSQPAAISSDTSFPSTSEKEDASKAFSLQFGSITPGFMNGMQVPARTSSAPPNLDEQKCNQARHHSSFKCVPNLPIPIPRQQLPRKDSVATEQSSSGEVYPVPKIKKDAQPSSVPPANQTQKPSPLNIPMTSMQMPFHHQPHVPIQYGGPNAQIQSQSVTASSMQMPMHISLAMGNGPQVQQQVFVAGLQALPLPPQGMMHQGGGLSFTPSIGGHLPPQLGNLGMGITPQYSQQQGGKFGVPRKTTPVKITHPDTHEELRLDKRTDTRADGGSSVPRPHSNMPIQSQPIPSFAAPHSINYYSNSYNTKSGFYLPPSSRPLASNQIAPNTQGPRFNNPGSQGHQNISFMNSAAAHGSLAVNKSVHLVRGSLESANVEPVHDAQNVMPFTNFGLTQVTVKPASVSAGEKFEDSSSSSILPSIEKAGALKPSTPASEVSSSEAQRDLDTFQESSAQQPKSDSTSRESTLVLASNEGKRTEGLSRSNSIKNYQKKPGQEGQIQPPVQSTSTSNLATNPAECGVSSDGAVTEALEAKKALTSLAAIDVLSQSTRELPSINDALPSSLDPKTESKIESLNTVSSEVSGTGSKVDSFDIVQHAKIDGSSKLDEQPRSEISGTNEEEKHFPEEHLSSQLVPLKSTELKSDQYSASKVAATNNIVRTPGTEQRVHNEDLGGKVENAEATDSKDISTSRIADPTGIENSHVLMTFGSNPSSSASNSYEMTATKTVISAQQSAPVPTSDLLESISNYEGEGVLLPSSKDKHAPQLSRTKSTITSGKKKLKEILQKADAAGTTSDLYMAYKGPEEKKETVAPLASTEISSVGVNLKQASHEALQVDAIESEKITQSKAELDDWEDAADISTPNMETLDTDEQAHGGLASHEEDGSGNIKKKYSRDFLLKFAGQYTDLPQGFDIASDIAAALMASNVNASHAVDRDSYLSPGRKLDRQSSGSRLDRRASGIVDDDRWIRPPGSFGPGRDPRLDLGYGAVAGFRPVQGGNFGVLRHPRAQTPLPYLGGVPAGPMPHMSPHGGMQHGGPDADRWHRGVMYQQKGLIPSPQSPLQTMHRAERKYQVGKVADEEEAKQRQLKGILNKLTPQNFEKLFEQVKAVNIDNAGTLTGVISQIFDKALMEPTFCEMYANFCQCLAGELPDFIEDNEKITFKRLLLNKCQEEFERGEREQEEANKIEEEGEAKLSEEEREEKRIKARRRMLGNIRLIGELYKKKMLTERIMHECIKKLLGEYENPDEEDVEALCKLMSTIGEMIDHPKAKVHMDAYFEMMAKLSNNMKLSSRIRFMLKDAIDLRKNKWQQRRKVEGPKKIEEVHRDAAQERQAQSSRLARGPGFNAATKRAAMDFSARGSMLSSPGSQMGSFRGLQGQPHSFGAQDVRMDDRQSLESRTLSVPLPQRPTGDDSITLGPQGGLGRGMSFRGPPVMSSTPLANISSISGDSRTAGTNGFSSGSEQMTYGPREDLMARFGSDRSAPTGAYEQSSSQERGMHFGNRDTRTPDRSFARPLAASPSSQSQSSGFSQNIPPEKGCSEERLHDLSMEAIKEFYSARDEKEVALCIKDLNSSSFHPTMIALWVTDCFERKDIERDLLAKLLVNLTRSHDGVLSQAELVKGFESVLSTLEDAVNDAPKAPEFLGRIFGKMIVENVMSLKEIGRLIGEGGEEPGQLVEIGLGGDVMGSTLGMIKREKGESVLNEIRGSYCLRLEDFRPSHPNRSRILETFLYLAHSKV
- the LOC108478172 gene encoding eukaryotic translation initiation factor 4G-like isoform X1; the protein is MSFNQSRSEKSEQQYRKSGRSASFNQQRSSSGVYSKGAGGGPAPSRSPSSSSSLSSNRSLKKSSNAQGGQYRLNSPVVSSTESSSSSAARTKPNGAHLQPQLLGASDALIAGNAAQPVQSHTIQNSTRPVSNAATSQPAAISSDTSFPSTSEKEDASKAFSLQFGSITPGFMNGMQVPARTSSAPPNLDEQKCNQARHHSSFKCVPNLPIPIPRQQLPRKDSVATEQSSSGEVYPVPKIKKDAQPSSVPPANQTQKPSPLNIPMTSMQMPFHHQPHVPIQYGGPNAQIQSQSVTASSMQMPMHISLAMGNGPQVQQQVFVAGLQALPLPPQGMMHQGGGLSFTPSIGGHLPPQLGNLGMGITPQYSQQQGGKFGVPRKTTPVKITHPDTHEELRLDKRTDTRADGGSSVPRPHSNMPIQSQPIPSFAAPHSINYYSNSYNTKSGFYLPPSSRPLASNQIAPNTQGPRFNNPGSQGHQNISFMNSAAAHGSLAVNKSVHLVRGSLESANVEPVHDAQNVMPFTNFGLTQVTVKPASVSAGEKFEDSSSSSILPSIEKAGALKPSTPASEVSSSEAQRDLDTFQESSAQQPKSGNESLTSESLPATAKHSGGVPVTNLDESQTSNCVSSASDSTSRESTLVLASNEGKRTEGLSRSNSIKNYQKKPGQEGQIQPPVQSTSTSNLATNPAECGVSSDGAVTEALEAKKALTSLAAIDVLSQSTRELPSINDALPSSLDPKTESKIESLNTVSSEVSGTGSKVDSFDIVQHAKIDGSSKLDEQPRSEISGTNEEEKHFPEEHLSSQLVPLKSTELKSDQYSASKVAATNNIVRTPGTEQRVHNEDLGGKVENAEATDSKDISTSRIADPTGIENSHVLMTFGSNPSSSASNSYEMTATKTVISAQQSAPVPTSDLLESISNYEGEGVLLPSSKDKHAPQLSRTKSTITSGKKKLKEILQKADAAGTTSDLYMAYKGPEEKKETVAPLASTEISSVGVNLKQASHEALQVDAIESEKITQSKAELDDWEDAADISTPNMETLDTDEQAHGGLASHEEDGSGNIKKKYSRDFLLKFAGQYTDLPQGFDIASDIAAALMASNVNASHAVDRDSYLSPGRKLDRQSSGSRLDRRASGIVDDDRWIRPPGSFGPGRDPRLDLGYGAVAGFRPVQGGNFGVLRHPRAQTPLPYLGGVPAGPMPHMSPHGGMQHGGPDADRWHRGVMYQQKGLIPSPQSPLQTMHRAERKYQVGKVADEEEAKQRQLKGILNKLTPQNFEKLFEQVKAVNIDNAGTLTGVISQIFDKALMEPTFCEMYANFCQCLAGELPDFIEDNEKITFKRLLLNKCQEEFERGEREQEEANKIEEEGEAKLSEEEREEKRIKARRRMLGNIRLIGELYKKKMLTERIMHECIKKLLGEYENPDEEDVEALCKLMSTIGEMIDHPKAKVHMDAYFEMMAKLSNNMKLSSRIRFMLKDAIDLRKNKWQQRRKVEGPKKIEEVHRDAAQERQAQSSRLARGPGFNAATKRAAMDFSARGSMLSSPGSQMGSFRGLQGQPHSFGAQDVRMDDRQSLESRTLSVPLPQRPTGDDSITLGPQGGLGRGMSFRGPPVMSSTPLANISSISGDSRTAGTNGFSSGSEQMTYGPREDLMARFGSDRSAPTGAYEQSSSQERGMHFGNRDTRTPDRSFARPLAASPSSQSQSSGFSQNIPPEKGCSEERLHDLSMEAIKEFYSARDEKEVALCIKDLNSSSFHPTMIALWVTDCFERKDIERDLLAKLLVNLTRSHDGVLSQAELVKGFESVLSTLEDAVNDAPKAPEFLGRIFGKMIVENVMSLKEIGRLIGEGGEEPGQLVEIGLGGDVMGSTLGMIKREKGESVLNEIRGSYCLRLEDFRPSHPNRSRILETFLYLAHSKV
- the LOC108478172 gene encoding eukaryotic translation initiation factor 4G-like isoform X3, translated to MSFNQSRSEKSEQQYRKSGRSASFNQQRSSSGVYSKGAGGGPAPSRSPSSSSSLSSNRSLKKSSNAQGGQYRLNSPVVSSTESSSSSAARTKPNGAHLQPQLLGNAAQPVQSHTIQNSTRPVSNAATSQPAAISSDTSFPSTSEKEDASKAFSLQFGSITPGFMNGMQVPARTSSAPPNLDEQKCNQARHHSSFKCVPNLPIPIPRQQLPRKDSVATEQSSSGEVYPVPKIKKDAQPSSVPPANQTQKPSPLNIPMTSMQMPFHHQPHVPIQYGGPNAQIQSQSVTASSMQMPMHISLAMGNGPQVQQQVFVAGLQALPLPPQGMMHQGGGLSFTPSIGGHLPPQLGNLGMGITPQYSQQQGGKFGVPRKTTPVKITHPDTHEELRLDKRTDTRADGGSSVPRPHSNMPIQSQPIPSFAAPHSINYYSNSYNTKSGFYLPPSSRPLASNQIAPNTQGPRFNNPGSQGHQNISFMNSAAAHGSLAVNKSVHLVRGSLESANVEPVHDAQNVMPFTNFGLTQVTVKPASVSAGEKFEDSSSSSILPSIEKAGALKPSTPASEVSSSEAQRDLDTFQESSAQQPKSGNESLTSESLPATAKHSGGVPVTNLDESQTSNCVSSASDSTSRESTLVLASNEGKRTEGLSRSNSIKNYQKKPGQEGQIQPPVQSTSTSNLATNPAECGVSSDGAVTEALEAKKALTSLAAIDVLSQSTRELPSINDALPSSLDPKTESKIESLNTVSSEVSGTGSKVDSFDIVQHAKIDGSSKLDEQPRSEISGTNEEEKHFPEEHLSSQLVPLKSTELKSDQYSASKVAATNNIVRTPGTEQRVHNEDLGGKVENAEATDSKDISTSRIADPTGIENSHVLMTFGSNPSSSASNSYEMTATKTVISAQQSAPVPTSDLLESISNYEGEGVLLPSSKDKHAPQLSRTKSTITSGKKKLKEILQKADAAGTTSDLYMAYKGPEEKKETVAPLASTEISSVGVNLKQASHEALQVDAIESEKITQSKAELDDWEDAADISTPNMETLDTDEQAHGGLASHEEDGSGNIKKKYSRDFLLKFAGQYTDLPQGFDIASDIAAALMASNVNASHAVDRDSYLSPGRKLDRQSSGSRLDRRASGIVDDDRWIRPPGSFGPGRDPRLDLGYGAVAGFRPVQGGNFGVLRHPRAQTPLPYLGGVPAGPMPHMSPHGGMQHGGPDADRWHRGVMYQQKGLIPSPQSPLQTMHRAERKYQVGKVADEEEAKQRQLKGILNKLTPQNFEKLFEQVKAVNIDNAGTLTGVISQIFDKALMEPTFCEMYANFCQCLAGELPDFIEDNEKITFKRLLLNKCQEEFERGEREQEEANKIEEEGEAKLSEEEREEKRIKARRRMLGNIRLIGELYKKKMLTERIMHECIKKLLGEYENPDEEDVEALCKLMSTIGEMIDHPKAKVHMDAYFEMMAKLSNNMKLSSRIRFMLKDAIDLRKNKWQQRRKVEGPKKIEEVHRDAAQERQAQSSRLARGPGFNAATKRAAMDFSARGSMLSSPGSQMGSFRGLQGQPHSFGAQDVRMDDRQSLESRTLSVPLPQRPTGDDSITLGPQGGLGRGMSFRGPPVMSSTPLANISSISGDSRTAGTNGFSSGSEQMTYGPREDLMARFGSDRSAPTGAYEQSSSQERGMHFGNRDTRTPDRSFARPLAASPSSQSQSSGFSQNIPPEKGCSEERLHDLSMEAIKEFYSARDEKEVALCIKDLNSSSFHPTMIALWVTDCFERKDIERDLLAKLLVNLTRSHDGVLSQAELVKGFESVLSTLEDAVNDAPKAPEFLGRIFGKMIVENVMSLKEIGRLIGEGGEEPGQLVEIGLGGDVMGSTLGMIKREKGESVLNEIRGSYCLRLEDFRPSHPNRSRILETFLYLAHSKV
- the LOC108478172 gene encoding eukaryotic translation initiation factor 4G-like isoform X2, whose translation is MSFNQSRSEKSEQQYRKSGRSASFNQQRSSSGVYSKGAGGGPAPSRSPSSSSSLSSNRSLKKSSNAQGGQYRLNSPVVSSTESSSSSAARTKPNGAHLQPQLLDALIAGNAAQPVQSHTIQNSTRPVSNAATSQPAAISSDTSFPSTSEKEDASKAFSLQFGSITPGFMNGMQVPARTSSAPPNLDEQKCNQARHHSSFKCVPNLPIPIPRQQLPRKDSVATEQSSSGEVYPVPKIKKDAQPSSVPPANQTQKPSPLNIPMTSMQMPFHHQPHVPIQYGGPNAQIQSQSVTASSMQMPMHISLAMGNGPQVQQQVFVAGLQALPLPPQGMMHQGGGLSFTPSIGGHLPPQLGNLGMGITPQYSQQQGGKFGVPRKTTPVKITHPDTHEELRLDKRTDTRADGGSSVPRPHSNMPIQSQPIPSFAAPHSINYYSNSYNTKSGFYLPPSSRPLASNQIAPNTQGPRFNNPGSQGHQNISFMNSAAAHGSLAVNKSVHLVRGSLESANVEPVHDAQNVMPFTNFGLTQVTVKPASVSAGEKFEDSSSSSILPSIEKAGALKPSTPASEVSSSEAQRDLDTFQESSAQQPKSGNESLTSESLPATAKHSGGVPVTNLDESQTSNCVSSASDSTSRESTLVLASNEGKRTEGLSRSNSIKNYQKKPGQEGQIQPPVQSTSTSNLATNPAECGVSSDGAVTEALEAKKALTSLAAIDVLSQSTRELPSINDALPSSLDPKTESKIESLNTVSSEVSGTGSKVDSFDIVQHAKIDGSSKLDEQPRSEISGTNEEEKHFPEEHLSSQLVPLKSTELKSDQYSASKVAATNNIVRTPGTEQRVHNEDLGGKVENAEATDSKDISTSRIADPTGIENSHVLMTFGSNPSSSASNSYEMTATKTVISAQQSAPVPTSDLLESISNYEGEGVLLPSSKDKHAPQLSRTKSTITSGKKKLKEILQKADAAGTTSDLYMAYKGPEEKKETVAPLASTEISSVGVNLKQASHEALQVDAIESEKITQSKAELDDWEDAADISTPNMETLDTDEQAHGGLASHEEDGSGNIKKKYSRDFLLKFAGQYTDLPQGFDIASDIAAALMASNVNASHAVDRDSYLSPGRKLDRQSSGSRLDRRASGIVDDDRWIRPPGSFGPGRDPRLDLGYGAVAGFRPVQGGNFGVLRHPRAQTPLPYLGGVPAGPMPHMSPHGGMQHGGPDADRWHRGVMYQQKGLIPSPQSPLQTMHRAERKYQVGKVADEEEAKQRQLKGILNKLTPQNFEKLFEQVKAVNIDNAGTLTGVISQIFDKALMEPTFCEMYANFCQCLAGELPDFIEDNEKITFKRLLLNKCQEEFERGEREQEEANKIEEEGEAKLSEEEREEKRIKARRRMLGNIRLIGELYKKKMLTERIMHECIKKLLGEYENPDEEDVEALCKLMSTIGEMIDHPKAKVHMDAYFEMMAKLSNNMKLSSRIRFMLKDAIDLRKNKWQQRRKVEGPKKIEEVHRDAAQERQAQSSRLARGPGFNAATKRAAMDFSARGSMLSSPGSQMGSFRGLQGQPHSFGAQDVRMDDRQSLESRTLSVPLPQRPTGDDSITLGPQGGLGRGMSFRGPPVMSSTPLANISSISGDSRTAGTNGFSSGSEQMTYGPREDLMARFGSDRSAPTGAYEQSSSQERGMHFGNRDTRTPDRSFARPLAASPSSQSQSSGFSQNIPPEKGCSEERLHDLSMEAIKEFYSARDEKEVALCIKDLNSSSFHPTMIALWVTDCFERKDIERDLLAKLLVNLTRSHDGVLSQAELVKGFESVLSTLEDAVNDAPKAPEFLGRIFGKMIVENVMSLKEIGRLIGEGGEEPGQLVEIGLGGDVMGSTLGMIKREKGESVLNEIRGSYCLRLEDFRPSHPNRSRILETFLYLAHSKV
- the LOC108478172 gene encoding eukaryotic translation initiation factor 4G-like isoform X5, with the protein product MSFNQSRSEKSEQQYRKSGRSASFNQQRSSSGVYSKGAGGGPAPSRSPSSSSSLSSNRSLKKSSNAQGGQYRLNSPVVSSTESSSSSAARTKPNGAHLQPQLLDALIAGNAAQPVQSHTIQNSTRPVSNAATSQPAAISSDTSFPSTSEKEDASKAFSLQFGSITPGFMNGMQVPARTSSAPPNLDEQKCNQARHHSSFKCVPNLPIPIPRQQLPRKDSVATEQSSSGEVYPVPKIKKDAQPSSVPPANQTQKPSPLNIPMTSMQMPFHHQPHVPIQYGGPNAQIQSQSVTASSMQMPMHISLAMGNGPQVQQQVFVAGLQALPLPPQGMMHQGGGLSFTPSIGGHLPPQLGNLGMGITPQYSQQQGGKFGVPRKTTPVKITHPDTHEELRLDKRTDTRADGGSSVPRPHSNMPIQSQPIPSFAAPHSINYYSNSYNTKSGFYLPPSSRPLASNQIAPNTQGPRFNNPGSQGHQNISFMNSAAAHGSLAVNKSVHLVRGSLESANVEPVHDAQNVMPFTNFGLTQVTVKPASVSAGEKFEDSSSSSILPSIEKAGALKPSTPASEVSSSEAQRDLDTFQESSAQQPKSDSTSRESTLVLASNEGKRTEGLSRSNSIKNYQKKPGQEGQIQPPVQSTSTSNLATNPAECGVSSDGAVTEALEAKKALTSLAAIDVLSQSTRELPSINDALPSSLDPKTESKIESLNTVSSEVSGTGSKVDSFDIVQHAKIDGSSKLDEQPRSEISGTNEEEKHFPEEHLSSQLVPLKSTELKSDQYSASKVAATNNIVRTPGTEQRVHNEDLGGKVENAEATDSKDISTSRIADPTGIENSHVLMTFGSNPSSSASNSYEMTATKTVISAQQSAPVPTSDLLESISNYEGEGVLLPSSKDKHAPQLSRTKSTITSGKKKLKEILQKADAAGTTSDLYMAYKGPEEKKETVAPLASTEISSVGVNLKQASHEALQVDAIESEKITQSKAELDDWEDAADISTPNMETLDTDEQAHGGLASHEEDGSGNIKKKYSRDFLLKFAGQYTDLPQGFDIASDIAAALMASNVNASHAVDRDSYLSPGRKLDRQSSGSRLDRRASGIVDDDRWIRPPGSFGPGRDPRLDLGYGAVAGFRPVQGGNFGVLRHPRAQTPLPYLGGVPAGPMPHMSPHGGMQHGGPDADRWHRGVMYQQKGLIPSPQSPLQTMHRAERKYQVGKVADEEEAKQRQLKGILNKLTPQNFEKLFEQVKAVNIDNAGTLTGVISQIFDKALMEPTFCEMYANFCQCLAGELPDFIEDNEKITFKRLLLNKCQEEFERGEREQEEANKIEEEGEAKLSEEEREEKRIKARRRMLGNIRLIGELYKKKMLTERIMHECIKKLLGEYENPDEEDVEALCKLMSTIGEMIDHPKAKVHMDAYFEMMAKLSNNMKLSSRIRFMLKDAIDLRKNKWQQRRKVEGPKKIEEVHRDAAQERQAQSSRLARGPGFNAATKRAAMDFSARGSMLSSPGSQMGSFRGLQGQPHSFGAQDVRMDDRQSLESRTLSVPLPQRPTGDDSITLGPQGGLGRGMSFRGPPVMSSTPLANISSISGDSRTAGTNGFSSGSEQMTYGPREDLMARFGSDRSAPTGAYEQSSSQERGMHFGNRDTRTPDRSFARPLAASPSSQSQSSGFSQNIPPEKGCSEERLHDLSMEAIKEFYSARDEKEVALCIKDLNSSSFHPTMIALWVTDCFERKDIERDLLAKLLVNLTRSHDGVLSQAELVKGFESVLSTLEDAVNDAPKAPEFLGRIFGKMIVENVMSLKEIGRLIGEGGEEPGQLVEIGLGGDVMGSTLGMIKREKGESVLNEIRGSYCLRLEDFRPSHPNRSRILETFLYLAHSKV